The Candidatus Lernaella stagnicola genome contains a region encoding:
- a CDS encoding DUF523 domain-containing protein: MPYILQERIRIGISLCQFGAKVRWNHRGWNRIQEIEREMNHFIWTPVCPELNSGLGVTRDPIRLVGGHGDDFWAGNAQIKNRRGLDVSDAMRTGLTATMALLHQAQVEAFVFMEGSPSCGVYRTTLKNRRMGKPPGAFGSLLLKERLFLIPAEDLNSPVKWWDWRRRLHAFVWLKRQELQSKEQIYDIWGHFKFVCQEVNQTRAREIGRQLAAMPKRFSAKFAEEWRGDVLMLLRQPSTIARVAAAMQKHYTHYMKHINPESEPLAPPVSDMSRRKFVAKLHEMEKKAFLEDFAFKGTPVLFRETSRR, from the coding sequence ATGCCGTATATCCTGCAAGAGCGAATTCGTATCGGAATCAGCCTCTGTCAATTCGGCGCGAAGGTTCGCTGGAATCACCGCGGTTGGAATCGTATCCAGGAAATCGAACGCGAAATGAACCACTTCATCTGGACGCCGGTCTGCCCCGAGCTTAACAGCGGCCTCGGCGTGACTCGCGATCCGATTCGCCTCGTCGGCGGCCACGGCGACGATTTCTGGGCCGGCAACGCGCAGATCAAAAACCGGCGCGGCCTCGATGTTTCCGACGCAATGCGTACCGGCCTGACCGCCACCATGGCACTGCTGCACCAGGCTCAAGTCGAGGCCTTCGTCTTCATGGAAGGCAGCCCGAGCTGCGGCGTGTATCGCACGACCCTCAAGAATCGTCGCATGGGCAAACCGCCCGGCGCTTTCGGTTCGCTGTTATTGAAAGAGCGCCTCTTTCTCATTCCCGCCGAGGATCTCAACAGCCCCGTGAAATGGTGGGACTGGCGGCGACGCCTGCACGCCTTCGTTTGGCTGAAAAGGCAGGAACTGCAGAGCAAGGAACAGATCTACGATATCTGGGGCCACTTCAAATTCGTGTGCCAGGAAGTGAACCAGACGCGGGCACGGGAAATCGGGCGGCAGCTTGCCGCGATGCCCAAACGTTTCAGCGCCAAATTTGCCGAGGAGTGGCGCGGTGACGTCCTGATGCTGCTGCGGCAGCCGTCCACGATCGCCCGCGTCGCCGCGGCCATGCAAAAGCACTACACGCACTACATGAAGCACATCAACCCTGAATCGGAACCGCTCGCGCCGCCCGTTTCGGACATGTCGCGTCGCAAATTCGTTGCCAAACTGCACGAGATGGAGAAGAAAGCGTTCCTGGAAGATTTTGCGTTCAAAGGCACGCCGGTACTTTTCCGAGAAACCTCGCGCCGCTAA
- a CDS encoding C1 family peptidase: MRLLTWRDARLVLCVALLILSLPATAAVSWADDATLAEVARAVQQSGAAWSAGENPAWERYMTREEGCLACTTVPDPGLGYWEIPETRKDLPAHFDWRDFQGENWVTAIKDQGLCNGCSAFAATASLETQILWDLQDPALGVDLSEQHLFSCSGNGDCSQGMVMGLALIYLRRSGVPDEACFPYYSIDGSNHSCDETCEDWEERAYRIESWNWVYHFGDLDRVKSAIMEGPLYTYIGFYEDFYAYTGGVYEHVWGNGPIGHGVSIIGWDDEEEYWIGKNSWTTGWGEEGFFRIRWGEADIETYMGRMVWEPDPGDDDDDTADDDDDDDNDDDDDNNDDNDDDDDDDDDNDDNNDNDDDGGGGCAV; this comes from the coding sequence ATGCGGTTGTTGACATGGCGTGACGCGAGGCTCGTACTTTGCGTGGCGTTGCTCATCTTGTCGCTGCCGGCGACCGCTGCCGTCAGTTGGGCGGACGACGCAACATTGGCGGAGGTCGCGCGGGCGGTCCAACAATCGGGCGCAGCGTGGTCTGCCGGAGAGAATCCCGCTTGGGAACGCTACATGACGCGGGAAGAAGGGTGCCTCGCTTGCACCACCGTTCCCGACCCCGGTCTTGGATACTGGGAAATTCCGGAAACCCGCAAAGACTTACCGGCGCATTTCGATTGGCGTGATTTCCAGGGCGAAAACTGGGTGACGGCGATTAAGGATCAGGGCTTGTGCAACGGTTGCAGCGCGTTTGCGGCCACGGCGTCTCTGGAAACGCAGATCCTGTGGGACCTGCAGGATCCGGCTCTCGGCGTTGATTTGTCGGAGCAGCATTTGTTTAGTTGCTCGGGCAACGGCGACTGCTCGCAGGGCATGGTGATGGGGCTGGCGTTGATTTACCTGCGCCGCTCCGGCGTGCCGGACGAAGCGTGTTTCCCCTATTACTCCATCGACGGCAGCAACCACAGTTGCGACGAGACGTGCGAGGATTGGGAGGAACGCGCCTACCGGATCGAATCGTGGAACTGGGTGTATCACTTCGGCGATTTGGACCGCGTCAAAAGCGCGATCATGGAAGGGCCACTATATACGTACATCGGCTTCTACGAGGATTTCTACGCCTACACCGGCGGCGTTTACGAGCATGTGTGGGGCAACGGACCGATTGGGCACGGCGTGTCGATCATCGGTTGGGACGACGAAGAAGAATATTGGATCGGCAAGAACTCGTGGACAACCGGCTGGGGCGAGGAAGGCTTTTTCCGCATCCGCTGGGGCGAGGCCGATATTGAAACCTACATGGGGCGCATGGTTTGGGAGCCCGACCCCGGTGACGACGACGACGACACTGCCGACGATGATGACGATGATGACAACGACGATGACGACGACAACAATGACGACAATGATGATGACGACGATGACGACGATGATAATGACGATAACAACGACAATGACGACGATGGCGGGGGCGGCTGCGCCGTCTAA
- a CDS encoding kelch repeat-containing protein, producing MKRLLLVLVVALFPINAFAGWVSLPPMPSPTEGAVAWVAGDAAYVAGGGTRGEVSAAVWRFTVDGGWESVGELPVPVREAGGAFVGTKLYLAGGFDGESYGDALQIFDVGSRGWTTGANLPETRFGHGLTALDGKLYLTGGGNSAGQAQASVWVYDTAGDSWSTAPAMATARKHHAAAAQGGKLYVFGGVNNDGDAPAYLDSAEVYDPASQTCSALAAMPSSGWGGVATSLPDGLWVCAGLQDGGVASTCHVYDADGDAWTDGLAMPFAAYRVASAAAGAIVAGGEEVGERGYEVIARVAVWREASADDDDDDDDDNDVDDDDDNDVDDDDDDDNDDDASPDDDEPAADDGDDDKNGCGC from the coding sequence ATGAAACGCTTGTTACTCGTGCTTGTCGTGGCTCTTTTTCCGATCAACGCTTTCGCCGGATGGGTGAGTTTGCCTCCCATGCCGAGCCCAACCGAGGGCGCGGTGGCATGGGTCGCGGGCGACGCGGCGTACGTAGCCGGCGGCGGTACGCGCGGCGAAGTATCGGCGGCAGTGTGGCGTTTCACGGTGGACGGCGGTTGGGAAAGCGTCGGCGAGTTGCCCGTGCCGGTGCGCGAGGCGGGCGGCGCGTTCGTGGGAACCAAGCTTTATCTGGCGGGCGGTTTCGATGGCGAAAGCTACGGCGATGCGCTGCAGATATTCGACGTTGGCTCCCGGGGCTGGACGACCGGCGCCAACCTGCCCGAGACGCGTTTCGGCCACGGCCTGACGGCGCTGGACGGCAAGCTGTACCTTACCGGCGGCGGCAACTCGGCGGGGCAGGCGCAGGCGTCGGTTTGGGTGTATGACACCGCCGGCGATTCCTGGTCGACGGCTCCGGCGATGGCGACGGCGCGCAAGCATCACGCCGCAGCCGCGCAGGGTGGCAAGCTTTACGTCTTCGGCGGCGTCAACAACGACGGCGACGCCCCCGCGTATTTGGATTCGGCAGAAGTCTATGATCCGGCGAGCCAAACGTGCTCTGCACTCGCGGCCATGCCGAGTTCCGGCTGGGGCGGGGTCGCCACTTCGTTGCCGGACGGCTTGTGGGTCTGCGCGGGCCTGCAAGACGGCGGCGTTGCGTCGACTTGTCATGTATACGACGCCGATGGAGACGCCTGGACCGACGGCTTGGCAATGCCCTTTGCAGCCTACCGGGTAGCCTCCGCGGCGGCGGGCGCGATCGTGGCGGGCGGCGAGGAAGTCGGCGAACGCGGTTACGAGGTGATCGCGCGCGTGGCGGTCTGGAGGGAAGCTTCGGCCGACGATGACGACGATGATGACGACGACAACGACGTCGATGACGACGACGACAACGATGTAGATGACGATGACGACGATGACAACGATGACGACGCAAGCCCGGACGATGATGAACCGGCCGCGGACGACGGGGATGACGATAAAAACGGATGCGGTTGTTGA
- a CDS encoding ABC transporter substrate-binding protein, whose translation MKRKRILCFAVLAVLLSLAVGGAVAEQPPQMKTITQKGKIAIGLNADYPPFCLWHNGQPRGFDVELARAIAAKMGLDPQRDVTFTPVRATDFIDALESGKIDLAVAGITITSERSKRVAFTRPYYTATLAALLARAKVPQIQVENVVRPMPLSSVTDLKKIEPLVVAVKEQTTIQIKSQRLLRHSKIVGFPDMRSATEAVVEGHADALIHEDPYLRHLKAGELGRVGRFVALTKPVTKERLAVACRPGDPDFLRWLNVAIDELDDAGLLAAWEERYFDHVDWRKEVPWK comes from the coding sequence ATGAAGCGGAAGCGAATCCTATGCTTTGCCGTCCTGGCAGTATTGTTGTCGCTGGCGGTCGGGGGCGCGGTGGCCGAACAACCGCCGCAAATGAAAACCATCACGCAGAAGGGCAAGATCGCCATCGGTTTGAACGCCGATTACCCGCCCTTCTGTCTCTGGCACAACGGGCAGCCCCGCGGCTTCGATGTCGAGTTAGCCCGCGCCATCGCCGCGAAAATGGGTTTGGACCCTCAGCGCGACGTAACCTTCACGCCGGTCCGGGCAACCGATTTCATCGACGCTTTGGAGAGCGGAAAGATCGACCTGGCCGTCGCGGGCATCACCATCACCAGTGAACGCTCGAAGCGGGTCGCCTTTACCCGCCCGTATTACACCGCCACGTTGGCCGCGCTGCTTGCCCGCGCGAAAGTGCCGCAGATTCAAGTCGAAAACGTTGTGCGGCCCATGCCGCTGTCTTCGGTGACGGACCTCAAGAAAATCGAACCGCTGGTTGTGGCCGTCAAGGAGCAAACCACGATTCAGATCAAGTCCCAGCGTCTGCTGCGCCATTCGAAAATCGTCGGTTTTCCCGACATGCGGTCGGCCACCGAGGCGGTCGTGGAAGGCCACGCCGACGCCCTGATTCACGAAGACCCCTACCTGCGCCACCTAAAGGCGGGTGAACTGGGCCGCGTGGGTCGTTTCGTGGCGCTGACGAAACCGGTCACCAAGGAACGGCTGGCTGTCGCTTGTCGACCGGGCGACCCCGATTTCCTGCGCTGGTTGAACGTTGCAATCGACGAACTGGATGACGCGGGCCTGTTGGCCGCTTGGGAGGAGCGCTACTTCGACCATGTTGATTGGCGCAAGGAGGTACCGTGGAAATGA